In Moorella sp. Hama-1, a single genomic region encodes these proteins:
- a CDS encoding sensor histidine kinase: protein MSLRVRLALLVTITLGLTFVILGGLVYLLMGHYLTNEIDRSLVTRAQEVVRSFKVEGNILRQQRITLPNVNVFSAPDTFIQIVDSDGFVVTRSDNLGRQSLPLGPQTLIQAGNGIAFFETDVVGNHSLRIYNVPLLLQNQPVGLLQVARLLSPVQQTLGNLRRVLLLLGLFLVFIATTLGYILARTALRPIDRLTQVAEQIGEGKDLDQRVPYSGPMDEVGRLAATFNGMLARLQRAYTSLEEAYSAQRRFVADASHELRTPLTTIRGNVDLLRKMQGRGDAMPEEALADIAGEAERMSRLVNDLLTLARADAGQEIKGEPLAVQPLLQEIARQAPLLGQAAFTATGLDTLAGKMILGNRDFLKQLFFILLDNAFKYTPPEGRIELVASTETGRLVIKVRDTGPGIAPQDLEHIFDRFYRADAMRSSDGTGLGLAIARWIVEQHQGQIGVESTVGEGTTFTVTLPLVNG from the coding sequence ATGAGCCTGCGGGTACGCCTGGCCCTGCTGGTTACCATTACCCTGGGCCTCACCTTCGTTATCCTGGGAGGCCTTGTCTACCTCTTGATGGGCCATTACCTGACCAACGAAATTGATCGTTCCCTGGTCACCCGCGCCCAAGAGGTAGTTCGTTCCTTTAAAGTTGAGGGCAATATCCTGCGCCAGCAGCGCATCACCCTGCCCAATGTCAATGTTTTCTCCGCCCCCGATACCTTTATCCAGATCGTGGATAGTGATGGTTTCGTGGTCACCAGGTCGGATAATCTGGGCCGCCAATCTTTACCCCTGGGGCCCCAGACCCTTATCCAGGCCGGGAATGGTATTGCCTTTTTTGAAACCGATGTGGTCGGCAACCACTCCCTCAGGATTTATAATGTCCCCCTTTTACTGCAAAACCAGCCTGTGGGCCTGCTCCAGGTAGCCCGCCTTTTGAGCCCGGTCCAGCAGACCCTGGGTAATCTGCGCCGGGTGCTGCTCCTCCTGGGGCTCTTTTTAGTTTTTATAGCTACTACCCTGGGCTATATCCTGGCCCGGACCGCCCTGCGGCCCATCGACCGCCTGACCCAGGTGGCTGAACAAATAGGGGAGGGGAAGGACCTGGACCAACGTGTTCCCTACAGCGGGCCTATGGATGAAGTCGGCCGCCTGGCTGCTACCTTTAATGGCATGCTGGCCCGGCTCCAGCGGGCCTACACCAGCCTGGAGGAAGCCTATAGTGCCCAGCGCCGTTTCGTAGCTGACGCCTCCCATGAGCTGCGGACTCCCCTGACTACCATCCGCGGCAATGTCGATCTCCTGCGAAAAATGCAAGGTCGGGGCGACGCAATGCCGGAAGAAGCCCTGGCCGATATTGCCGGTGAGGCCGAGCGAATGAGCCGGCTGGTGAATGACCTCCTGACCCTGGCCCGGGCCGATGCCGGCCAGGAAATCAAGGGTGAACCCCTCGCCGTCCAGCCCCTTTTGCAGGAGATAGCCCGCCAGGCACCCCTCCTTGGCCAGGCGGCCTTTACGGCCACCGGCCTGGACACCCTGGCCGGAAAGATGATCCTCGGTAACCGGGATTTCTTGAAGCAGCTCTTTTTTATCTTACTGGACAATGCCTTTAAATATACCCCGCCGGAAGGTCGGATTGAACTCGTTGCTTCAACAGAGACCGGGCGCCTGGTAATCAAGGTCAGAGATACCGGTCCAGGTATTGCGCCCCAAGATCTGGAGCATATCTTCGACCGGTTTTACCGGGCTGACGCCATGCGTAGCAGTGATGGTACTGGCCTGGGTCTGGCCATAGCCCGCTGGATAGTTGAGCAGCACCAGGGTCAGATCGGGGTGGAAAGTACGGTGGGGGAGGGTACTACCTTTACAGTTACCCTGCCCCTGGTGAATGGTTAA
- a CDS encoding glycosyltransferase family 4 protein: MHIGVFTDSYLPYTSGVVRSVVTFSRELRNLGHRVTIFAPDYGNCQPEKDIYRFRAIKAPTFKEFALAIPVAPGLPRTLRRLGVDLIHVHSPFLLGRLGARMARKLGLPLVATYHTLYEEYVHYFPLAPRLLGRVVRNYTISFCNRCQLVIAPTHNIAHYLQENGLRVPVVSIPTGIDLERFQGIDPTWLRRHLELPGEAIILLHAGRLGQEKNITFVLQAFARVHQEVSQTHLVLVGSGPLQGELKHQTRTLGIAGAVTFAGSFPFEEMPAVYAGADLFIFASVTETQGLVIGEAKAAGLPVVAVKARGVQEMVDDGRDGYLTPLDLDAFSSRIRELVLDSHLRTELGRQGRLNAVSLAAATMARRLADQYQELLR; this comes from the coding sequence ATGCATATTGGCGTCTTTACTGACAGTTATTTGCCCTATACTAGCGGGGTCGTCCGATCGGTAGTTACCTTCAGCAGGGAACTCCGGAACCTGGGGCACCGGGTTACCATCTTTGCCCCTGACTATGGTAACTGCCAACCGGAAAAAGATATTTACCGTTTCCGGGCTATTAAGGCCCCCACTTTTAAAGAATTCGCCCTGGCCATCCCCGTAGCCCCCGGCCTCCCCCGCACCCTACGCCGGCTGGGGGTTGATTTGATTCACGTCCATTCGCCTTTTTTACTGGGGCGGCTGGGGGCCAGGATGGCCCGTAAACTAGGTCTGCCCCTGGTGGCTACTTACCACACCCTTTACGAGGAATATGTCCATTATTTTCCCCTGGCGCCCAGATTATTAGGCCGGGTAGTAAGGAATTATACAATATCTTTTTGTAATCGTTGCCAGCTGGTGATCGCCCCGACGCATAACATCGCCCATTACCTGCAGGAAAACGGCCTCCGGGTACCGGTAGTTAGTATTCCCACAGGGATAGATCTGGAGCGTTTCCAGGGTATTGATCCCACCTGGTTACGCCGGCACCTGGAGCTACCAGGGGAGGCCATCATCCTCCTCCACGCCGGCCGTCTGGGCCAGGAAAAGAATATAACCTTCGTCCTGCAGGCCTTTGCCAGGGTCCATCAAGAAGTGTCGCAGACCCACCTGGTTCTGGTAGGCAGCGGCCCCCTGCAGGGGGAGTTAAAACACCAGACCAGGACCCTGGGTATCGCAGGGGCAGTAACCTTTGCCGGTTCCTTCCCCTTCGAGGAGATGCCGGCCGTCTATGCCGGCGCCGATTTATTTATCTTTGCCTCTGTTACGGAAACCCAGGGCCTGGTAATCGGGGAAGCCAAAGCTGCCGGTCTCCCGGTAGTCGCCGTTAAGGCCCGGGGCGTACAGGAGATGGTGGACGACGGCCGGGACGGTTACTTGACCCCTTTAGATCTGGATGCCTTCAGCAGTCGCATCCGGGAGCTGGTTCTGGATAGCCACCTGCGGACCGAATTGGGCCGGCAGGGACGCCTTAACGCTGTCTCCCTGGCGGCGGCAACCATGGCCCGCCGCCTGGCGGACCAATACCAGGAGTTACTTAGATAG
- the lexA gene encoding transcriptional repressor LexA, with the protein MQPDLTPQLQMVLNYIRHFIEVNGYPPSIRDICKATGLRSSSTAYNYLNKLQNKGYIRRDPARSRAIELLTPYPTATQVKNMVSVPLLGKITAGQPILAVENIEDVYPLPADLAGTKDAFMLQVRGDSMIEAGILDGDFLIVRPQDTAENGDIIAALLGDEATVKYFYRHPDHIELVPANSRMQPIIAQEVTILGKVVSLYRRLA; encoded by the coding sequence GTGCAACCGGATTTAACACCCCAGCTGCAGATGGTCCTCAACTATATCCGCCACTTCATAGAGGTAAATGGCTACCCACCCTCTATCCGGGATATATGTAAAGCCACCGGTCTACGCTCCAGCTCGACTGCGTACAATTACTTAAATAAGCTGCAAAACAAGGGTTACATCCGCCGCGACCCGGCCCGGTCCCGGGCCATCGAACTCCTGACCCCCTACCCCACTGCCACCCAGGTAAAAAACATGGTTTCTGTACCCCTGCTGGGTAAAATAACCGCCGGACAGCCTATCCTGGCCGTAGAAAATATCGAAGACGTTTATCCCCTGCCAGCCGACCTGGCAGGTACCAAAGATGCCTTTATGCTGCAGGTCCGGGGCGACAGCATGATTGAAGCCGGCATCCTTGATGGCGACTTCCTGATCGTCCGGCCCCAGGATACAGCCGAAAACGGTGATATCATCGCCGCCCTGCTGGGGGACGAGGCCACCGTTAAATATTTCTACCGCCATCCCGATCATATCGAGCTGGTCCCGGCCAACAGCCGCATGCAGCCTATTATAGCCCAGGAGGTCACCATCCTGGGTAAAGTAGTCAGCCTCTATCGTCGCCTCGCCTGA
- a CDS encoding CBS domain-containing protein: protein MILARDIMTTDVAVVHPEDTVRAVVDLFLQKGITCAVVVDNKGKLQGIVTDGDIMAAIRQRRPVYIDLFNSVFVLEDTSDLNSKIQALTSRPVKEIMTRRVITASEGATIAEVAGLMSDRKIKQVPITNQNRLVGLVRRHDIVQAVARSTP, encoded by the coding sequence ATGATCCTGGCCCGGGACATTATGACTACTGATGTGGCCGTAGTCCACCCTGAAGATACCGTCAGAGCAGTGGTCGACCTATTTTTACAAAAGGGCATTACCTGTGCCGTGGTGGTGGATAATAAAGGCAAGCTCCAGGGAATCGTCACCGATGGCGATATCATGGCAGCCATCCGGCAACGGCGGCCGGTATATATTGACCTCTTCAACTCAGTCTTTGTCCTGGAAGATACCAGCGACTTGAATAGTAAGATCCAGGCCTTAACTTCCCGGCCGGTTAAAGAAATCATGACCCGCAGGGTCATTACCGCCAGCGAAGGGGCCACTATCGCCGAGGTCGCCGGGTTAATGAGTGACCGGAAGATCAAACAGGTACCCATTACCAACCAGAACCGCCTGGTTGGCCTGGTACGGCGCCACGATATTGTCCAGGCCGTAGCCAGGAGTACCCCTTGA
- a CDS encoding deoxyribonuclease IV: MRLGAHLSIAKGLPKTAALAASIGANTFQYFTRNPRGGAARQIPAAEIAAWKEARQQADLYPIAGHLPYTINLGAAASRQQEFGRKVLHDDTLRVAAIDGEYLISHPGHHDGDHEAALDRIIQIIREAYLSIPEPGPMLLLETMAGQGKEVGSIDDLQYILAGLDWPAKIGVCLDSAHLFAAGWDLRTGGGCQQLVQELAVKIGLERVRALHLNDSAAPLGSHRDRHAGIGKGELGREGIAAVVNDPFLGKLPLLLETPVDDYDDYGAEIALVKDLCLDETGKAVL, from the coding sequence ATGCGTCTTGGTGCCCATCTTTCCATAGCCAAAGGCCTGCCGAAAACGGCGGCCCTGGCTGCCAGCATCGGGGCCAATACCTTTCAGTACTTTACCCGGAATCCTCGGGGCGGTGCCGCCCGGCAGATCCCGGCCGCAGAGATTGCCGCCTGGAAGGAGGCCCGGCAGCAAGCCGATCTCTATCCCATTGCCGGTCATTTGCCCTACACGATAAACCTGGGGGCTGCCGCTTCCAGGCAGCAGGAGTTTGGCCGCAAGGTCCTGCATGATGATACCTTGAGGGTGGCGGCCATAGACGGCGAATACCTGATATCCCACCCGGGCCATCATGACGGTGACCACGAAGCTGCCCTGGACCGAATTATCCAGATAATCAGGGAGGCCTACCTGAGCATCCCCGAACCCGGCCCCATGCTTTTACTGGAAACCATGGCCGGCCAGGGGAAGGAAGTGGGCAGCATTGATGACCTGCAGTACATCCTGGCCGGCCTGGATTGGCCCGCTAAAATAGGTGTCTGTCTGGACTCAGCCCACCTCTTTGCCGCCGGTTGGGACCTGCGGACAGGGGGCGGCTGCCAGCAGCTGGTGCAGGAACTGGCGGTTAAAATCGGCCTGGAACGGGTCCGGGCCCTGCACCTCAATGATTCCGCGGCCCCACTGGGCAGCCACCGGGACCGGCACGCTGGCATCGGTAAGGGTGAGTTGGGCCGGGAGGGTATAGCTGCCGTAGTTAATGATCCCTTCCTCGGCAAACTACCCTTGCTTTTGGAAACACCGGTCGATGATTACGATGATTATGGAGCTGAAATCGCCCTGGTGAAGGATCTATGTCTTGACGAAACCGGAAAAGCTGTGCTATAA
- the gltX gene encoding glutamate--tRNA ligase, producing MEMVRVRFAPSPTGSLHIGGARTALFNWLFARHHQGAFVLRIDDTDTERSTEASYKEILAAMSWLGLDWDEGPEKGGQFGPYLQSQRLEIYRREAERLLNEGKAYLCYCAVEELAERRKKAQAEGRPPMYDRRCRYLTPADRTRLEQEGRQPVVRLAVPAEGSTVVRDLIRGEVTFANETIDDFIIFKSNGMPTYNFATVVDDHLMQISHIIRAEEHLSNTPKQILVYEALGYDLPAFAHVPMILAPDRSKLSKRHGATSVEEYRDEGYLPEAIINYLALLGWSPEDEEEIMPLEEMVARFSLERVSKNAAIYDTKKLTWINGHYLREGDLDRVTRLAVPFLQARGLLSGSLPPEEYNHVRGIVGAVRDRVKTLAEVADAASYFFTEVTSYDEKGVRKHFAKPGAAALLEEAGEELKALPEFNALMAEEAYRNLAERKGLSTGQLFHPTRLAISGRTMGPGLFEIMELLGRETVLERLHRAARWIRENLA from the coding sequence TTGGAAATGGTTCGGGTTCGTTTTGCCCCCAGCCCCACCGGCAGCCTGCATATTGGTGGAGCGCGAACAGCTTTATTTAACTGGCTTTTTGCCCGGCACCATCAGGGAGCATTTGTCCTGCGTATTGATGATACAGATACTGAACGTTCCACCGAGGCTTCCTACAAAGAAATCCTGGCTGCCATGAGCTGGCTGGGTTTGGATTGGGATGAAGGGCCGGAAAAGGGAGGCCAGTTCGGACCCTATCTGCAGTCCCAGCGGCTGGAGATTTACCGTCGGGAGGCCGAACGCTTATTAAATGAGGGTAAGGCTTACCTGTGTTACTGTGCCGTCGAGGAGCTGGCTGAACGGCGTAAGAAAGCCCAGGCTGAGGGCCGCCCCCCCATGTATGACCGTCGCTGCCGTTATCTAACCCCAGCCGACAGGACCCGCCTGGAGCAGGAGGGCCGGCAACCGGTTGTGCGCCTGGCTGTGCCGGCGGAAGGTTCTACTGTGGTCCGGGACCTGATCCGCGGTGAGGTAACCTTTGCCAACGAGACCATTGATGATTTTATTATCTTTAAATCCAACGGTATGCCCACCTATAATTTTGCCACGGTGGTCGATGACCATTTAATGCAAATCAGCCATATCATCAGGGCCGAGGAACACCTCTCCAACACCCCCAAACAGATTTTAGTTTATGAGGCCCTGGGGTATGATTTGCCTGCCTTTGCCCACGTACCCATGATCCTGGCCCCCGATCGGAGTAAACTGAGTAAGCGCCACGGTGCCACTTCAGTCGAGGAATACCGGGATGAAGGTTATTTGCCCGAAGCCATTATTAACTACCTGGCCCTCCTGGGCTGGTCACCGGAAGATGAAGAGGAGATTATGCCCCTGGAAGAAATGGTGGCCCGGTTTTCCCTGGAACGGGTTTCCAAAAACGCTGCCATTTATGATACTAAAAAGCTAACCTGGATCAACGGCCATTACCTCCGGGAGGGTGACCTGGATCGGGTTACCCGGCTAGCCGTGCCTTTCCTCCAGGCCCGGGGGCTGCTTTCCGGGTCATTGCCGCCGGAGGAGTATAATCATGTGCGGGGTATTGTCGGCGCCGTCCGGGACCGGGTCAAGACCCTGGCTGAGGTCGCCGATGCCGCCAGTTACTTTTTCACCGAGGTTACCAGTTATGATGAAAAAGGAGTTCGGAAACATTTCGCCAAGCCCGGGGCAGCGGCCTTGCTGGAGGAGGCCGGGGAGGAGTTAAAGGCTTTACCCGAGTTTAACGCCCTGATGGCTGAAGAAGCCTACCGGAACCTGGCGGAAAGAAAGGGTCTGTCAACAGGGCAGCTCTTTCATCCCACCCGCCTGGCCATCTCCGGCCGGACCATGGGACCGGGGCTCTTCGAGATTATGGAACTCCTGGGCCGGGAAACCGTCCTGGAACGCCTGCACCGGGCTGCCAGGTGGATCCGGGAAAACCTGGCGTAA
- a CDS encoding response regulator transcription factor, producing the protein MRTRILVVDDDPRITSMLKRALTYEGYEVEVAANGTQALALAAGKPDLIILDIMLPGIDGLAVCRQIRSSSDIPILMLTARDDTADRVLGLDTGADDYLVKPFALEELLARIRALLRRHPRETEAQVLQYSDLALNTATREGSRGQRSFTLTAKEYELLLYFLQNPQRVLTRDELMARIWGFDFSGESNVLEVYIGYLRSKLEAGGEPRLIQTVRGVGYTLKEQQS; encoded by the coding sequence GTGCGGACCCGGATCCTGGTTGTTGACGATGATCCCAGAATTACTTCCATGCTCAAGCGAGCCCTGACCTACGAGGGTTATGAGGTCGAAGTTGCCGCCAACGGTACCCAGGCTCTGGCCCTGGCTGCCGGGAAACCTGACCTGATTATCCTCGATATAATGCTGCCGGGCATCGATGGCCTGGCAGTATGCCGCCAAATCCGCTCCAGTAGCGACATTCCTATCTTGATGTTAACCGCCAGGGATGACACCGCTGATCGGGTCCTGGGATTGGACACCGGTGCTGATGATTACCTAGTCAAGCCCTTCGCCCTGGAGGAATTACTGGCCCGCATCCGCGCCCTCTTAAGGCGCCATCCCCGAGAAACCGAGGCTCAAGTCCTGCAATATAGCGATCTGGCCCTGAATACCGCCACTAGGGAGGGTTCCCGTGGCCAGCGTAGTTTTACCCTGACGGCCAAGGAATATGAACTCCTGCTCTATTTTCTCCAGAACCCGCAACGGGTCCTGACCAGGGATGAACTAATGGCCCGGATCTGGGGTTTTGATTTTAGTGGTGAATCTAATGTCCTGGAGGTTTATATTGGCTACCTGCGGTCCAAGCTGGAAGCCGGGGGCGAGCCCCGTTTGATCCAGACCGTCCGAGGTGTGGGGTATACCCTTAAGGAGCAGCAGTCATGA
- a CDS encoding aminotransferase class I/II-fold pyridoxal phosphate-dependent enzyme, whose amino-acid sequence MLTGDHISELFPVAPWLIERLQEAEANSGQAVAVVEAVSSHNHLKVLRAFQDLGVTEYHFQDSTGYGYGDLGRDVLGKLYATIFGGAAGLVRPQIVSGTHALTLALKAILRPGDTLLAVCGRPYDTLATVIGLGPRVPGTLKEWGIGYQEVPLDPQGRPDLAALATAVTAVKPRLCLIQRSRGYALRPSLGVADLEKTIDVIKETSKETGRETICLVDNCYGELVEEREPGEVGADLVVGSLIKNPGGGVAPGGGYIVGREDLVDEVAATLTAPGLGGELGAFENKRLYYQGLYLAPLVVQEALKGAIIAASFFQGLGFPVDPQPQEPRRDIVQCLVLGSKEALLAFCHGLQKGCPVEAMTRPEPAALPGYEDPVIMAGGTFIQGSSIELSADGPLRPPYAAFLQGGQAYPYTRVALLMAAQEMVNRGLLQARRR is encoded by the coding sequence ATGTTGACTGGCGATCATATTAGCGAACTCTTTCCTGTGGCGCCCTGGTTGATAGAACGGCTCCAGGAGGCGGAAGCAAACAGTGGGCAAGCTGTAGCTGTAGTTGAGGCCGTAAGTAGCCATAACCACCTGAAGGTCCTGCGGGCCTTTCAGGACCTGGGGGTCACCGAATACCATTTCCAGGATTCCACAGGCTATGGTTATGGCGATCTGGGGCGGGATGTTCTGGGGAAGCTTTATGCCACCATTTTTGGCGGGGCGGCCGGCCTGGTCCGGCCCCAGATTGTTTCCGGCACCCATGCCCTGACCCTGGCTCTGAAGGCTATACTGCGACCCGGTGATACCTTGCTGGCAGTCTGCGGCCGTCCTTATGACACCCTGGCGACAGTAATCGGCCTGGGTCCCCGGGTACCGGGTACCTTGAAGGAATGGGGGATAGGGTATCAGGAAGTTCCCCTTGACCCCCAGGGGCGCCCCGACCTGGCAGCCCTGGCGACGGCCGTAACGGCTGTGAAACCGCGCCTTTGCCTGATCCAGCGTTCCCGGGGTTATGCGTTGCGGCCTTCCCTGGGCGTAGCCGATCTGGAGAAAACAATTGACGTCATTAAGGAAACCAGCAAAGAAACCGGAAGGGAGACCATTTGCCTGGTAGATAACTGTTATGGCGAGCTGGTGGAGGAGCGAGAACCGGGTGAGGTGGGGGCCGACCTGGTAGTCGGCTCTTTAATTAAAAACCCGGGCGGCGGGGTGGCACCGGGCGGAGGTTATATCGTCGGCCGGGAAGACCTGGTTGATGAGGTGGCGGCTACCCTTACGGCCCCAGGCCTGGGCGGCGAACTGGGAGCCTTCGAAAACAAACGCCTCTATTACCAGGGGCTGTACCTGGCCCCCCTGGTAGTGCAGGAGGCCCTCAAGGGAGCCATCATCGCTGCTTCATTCTTTCAGGGTTTAGGTTTCCCGGTAGATCCCCAGCCGCAGGAACCGCGGCGGGATATTGTCCAGTGCCTGGTCCTGGGAAGTAAAGAGGCGCTGCTGGCTTTTTGTCACGGTCTGCAAAAGGGTTGCCCGGTGGAGGCCATGACCAGACCTGAACCGGCAGCCCTGCCGGGTTATGAAGACCCGGTTATTATGGCCGGGGGAACCTTTATCCAGGGTTCTTCCATCGAACTAAGCGCCGATGGTCCCCTGCGGCCGCCCTATGCCGCCTTTTTGCAGGGGGGACAGGCCTACCCCTACACCAGGGTGGCTCTCCTCATGGCAGCCCAGGAGATGGTAAACAGGGGATTGCTTCAGGCGAGGCGACGATAG
- a CDS encoding (2Fe-2S)-binding protein, with protein sequence MGSEVCGSEKKLAGKPCPECGKAGKRVEGVTLASLLNTEEQEKLKATGYNLCLSPWCRVVYYGDDGSIFTKDMVRVPVWFKEQSPRPICYCKNVTDTEILDHIVNQQCCHNLKDIQEHTGANTGHECLTKNPAGT encoded by the coding sequence TTGGGTAGTGAAGTCTGCGGCAGCGAAAAGAAGTTGGCCGGCAAACCCTGCCCCGAATGTGGCAAAGCCGGTAAAAGGGTCGAGGGCGTAACCCTAGCTAGTTTACTTAATACAGAAGAACAAGAAAAACTTAAGGCTACAGGTTATAATCTATGCCTCTCCCCGTGGTGCCGGGTGGTCTATTATGGTGATGATGGCAGCATCTTTACTAAAGACATGGTCCGGGTGCCCGTATGGTTTAAGGAACAATCGCCACGGCCCATCTGTTACTGTAAAAACGTCACCGATACGGAGATCCTGGACCATATAGTCAACCAGCAATGCTGTCATAATCTAAAGGATATCCAGGAGCATACAGGGGCCAACACCGGCCACGAGTGCCTGACCAAAAATCCTGCGGGAACCTGA
- a CDS encoding citrate/2-methylcitrate synthase — MDTRAYLDYLCQLAEKNNTIDAELYERYNVKRGLRNKDGTGVLVGLTEIGEVHGYILDEGERTPDHGRLLYRGIDIWDIVRGFQQEGRAGFEEVCYLLLFGELPNRENLMEFTRLLAEHRALPDGFVEDMILKAPSNDIMNKLARSVLAAYTYDRNADDLSIRNVLRQCLGLIARFPIMVAYGYQAKAHYYENKSLYIHLPQEELSTAENFLYMIRPDNQYTALEAELLDLALVLHAEHGGGNNSAFTVHVVSSTGTDTYSVIAAAVGSLKGPKHGGANIKVMEMIENIKDNVRDWHDEGELRDYLIKILRKEAFDGSGLIYGIGHAVYTLSDPRAVLLKQKAAELAREKNMEDEFGLYQAIEKMAPELFAAEKKVDKVVAPNVDFYSGFVYKMLNIPMELYTPIFAISRIAGWCAHRLEELISGGRIFRPAYKNVMGKKSYIPMAER, encoded by the coding sequence ATGGATACCAGAGCCTATCTTGACTATCTATGCCAGCTAGCGGAAAAAAATAATACTATTGATGCGGAGTTATATGAGAGATATAACGTTAAGCGCGGGTTGAGAAATAAAGACGGTACCGGTGTCCTGGTTGGCCTGACGGAAATCGGGGAAGTCCACGGCTACATCCTTGACGAAGGGGAAAGGACCCCTGATCACGGCCGCCTGCTCTACCGGGGGATTGACATCTGGGATATTGTGCGGGGTTTCCAGCAGGAAGGGCGCGCCGGTTTTGAAGAAGTTTGCTACCTGCTGCTTTTTGGGGAACTCCCCAACCGGGAAAATCTGATGGAATTTACCCGCCTTCTGGCCGAACACCGGGCCCTCCCCGATGGTTTTGTCGAAGATATGATTTTAAAGGCCCCCAGCAATGATATTATGAATAAACTGGCCCGGAGTGTCCTGGCAGCTTACACTTATGATAGGAACGCCGACGATCTCAGTATCCGCAATGTCCTCAGGCAATGCCTTGGCCTGATCGCCCGTTTTCCTATTATGGTGGCCTACGGCTACCAGGCCAAGGCTCATTACTATGAAAATAAGAGTCTCTACATTCATCTGCCCCAGGAAGAATTAAGTACGGCAGAGAACTTTCTTTATATGATCCGGCCTGATAACCAGTACACGGCCCTGGAAGCCGAATTGCTGGACCTGGCCCTGGTCCTCCACGCCGAACACGGCGGTGGTAACAACTCGGCTTTCACCGTCCACGTTGTCTCCTCAACCGGAACCGACACCTATTCCGTAATTGCCGCCGCCGTCGGTTCCCTGAAAGGCCCCAAACATGGCGGTGCTAATATTAAGGTCATGGAAATGATCGAAAACATTAAAGACAACGTCAGGGACTGGCATGATGAAGGGGAATTAAGGGATTATCTCATTAAAATCTTGCGGAAAGAAGCCTTTGACGGTAGTGGTTTAATCTATGGTATCGGCCACGCGGTCTATACCCTGTCGGATCCCCGGGCTGTTCTTTTAAAGCAAAAGGCAGCGGAACTCGCCCGGGAGAAGAATATGGAGGATGAGTTCGGTCTCTACCAGGCCATTGAAAAAATGGCACCGGAACTCTTCGCCGCCGAAAAGAAGGTTGACAAGGTCGTCGCCCCCAATGTCGATTTCTATTCCGGCTTTGTTTATAAAATGCTTAACATCCCCATGGAGTTATATACACCTATTTTCGCTATATCCAGGATCGCCGGCTGGTGTGCCCACCGGCTGGAAGAGCTAATAAGCGGCGGTCGCATCTTCCGGCCGGCATATAAAAATGTCATGGGGAAGAAAAGCTATATCCCCATGGCGGAAAGGTAG
- a CDS encoding HAD family hydrolase, with product MLAYQLPGQKIITIKHVVLDFNGTLACDGELLPGVVSRLQALATATRIYVLTADTFGTAARACRDLPVQLTKVDGGEDKELLVIALGAEHTAAVGNGNNDALMLARAALGLLVLGPEGASGRALQATDVVFTDILAALDFLLKPKRVVATLRP from the coding sequence ATGTTAGCCTATCAGCTACCCGGGCAAAAAATAATCACCATTAAGCACGTTGTCCTGGATTTTAACGGTACCCTGGCCTGCGACGGGGAGCTCCTGCCTGGAGTGGTATCGCGCCTGCAGGCCCTGGCGACGGCCACCAGGATTTATGTCCTGACGGCTGATACCTTTGGGACTGCAGCCCGGGCCTGCCGAGACCTGCCGGTACAGTTGACTAAGGTTGACGGCGGTGAAGATAAGGAGCTCCTGGTGATTGCCCTGGGGGCAGAGCATACGGCGGCCGTTGGTAATGGCAATAACGACGCCCTGATGCTTGCCCGGGCCGCCCTGGGGTTACTTGTCCTTGGTCCAGAGGGAGCCTCGGGCCGGGCCCTGCAGGCCACCGATGTCGTTTTTACCGACATCCTGGCGGCCCTGGATTTCCTCTTAAAACCCAAGCGGGTGGTGGCTACCTTGAGGCCATAG